The DNA window GAGGTAAGCTGGTATTCCCGGTTGTGCCAACCCGAAGGCGGCGACGACTTGCCGTGCCAGGGCATGTCGAAGGCGATGACGCGGTGGTGGCGCGTGATGCGGGCATCGTTCATCAGCGCGCGGTATTGCCGTCCATCCGAGCCGGCCGTGTGGAGACACAACAGAGGCGTGCCCTCGCCGGCCTCCTCGACATAAATGCGGTGTTTCAATCCAAACAGCTCGAGATGCATGTAGCGGCCGAGCACCGGCTCGAATTGCGCGCTCATGCGTCGGCTCCCGCCGGGCGCAGCTTGGCAAGCGCCTCCTTGAAGTAGCGAAGATTGGCCATGAATATCTGCAGGTTGCCTTCCGCCCTCAGGACACGCCGCTTGATCAGCGCCATCAAATCGTTGGAGCCGGGCGGCGGCCGCCGGCTCCAGAATTTTTCCCATTCCGCTTCCGGGGCGCGCAGCGCAAATGACGACGACGGCATCACGAACGGCCCTCGGGTCACCGAGGCGACCCGCCCTTCGAAGATTGAAATCAGCCACGCGGTCTGGCCGACTTCCAGCAGGAACGTAGTCGATAGGAACTGCCCGCGCCTGACCAGCGCCTCATCGGCATTGACCCGGGCCTTGAGCGCCTCGATCATCTCCGCCTCCCCTTTGCAAATCCGGCAAACCGCCGTTCCCAGCGGCTTTTGCCGCCTGCTCGCATGATGGGAGGAATAGAAGCGGCGTCAATCGCCACTATTTGAACGAACGCATGATCTCATCGCCAAACCGCTTACAGGCTCGGGGCAAGCCCAGGGCAAGTTTTGGCGGACCAGGCGCTAAAGCCAGGAGCACACCAGCGCGAGGTTGGCGGCGCATGCCGCCAACAGGGCAACGGTGAGCGCGATGTGCACCCGCTCGACGGAGGTATCGAAGGTCGTTCTCATGACGACGAAAACATCGGGCGATTCTGGTCCGGGAGTCTCGCACGATATTTTTCCGGGGATTCAGGACTCGTTTACGACTCAGGGACTCCGGGATTCAGGGCCGAAACGGCCTCAATCCAGGACCCGATTCTCACCGGTGCGTGAAGCGCCGGCCCCCGCCGGACCGAAACCCCATCAGGTGCGTTGGGATGGTTTAGCGGAGGCATCCGATGCCCTATGCGCTGTTCAGCAATGACGCCAAGTTGAGCAAGGCCTATCCGACCGAGGCTGATGTCTGGAAGCACGCCCGGCAAAGCGGGCTGGTGGTCGACGTGGTGTCCAGGGCGGGAAAGCCGGGGCTGCAGCCGGTGCTGGATAACGATTATGAAATCAAGCCCTGCCGGCCGGACCCGCAGGAAGATCCCGCGGAAAACCAGGCCGAGGCCGAGCGCGAAACCCCGCTGGATTTTCAATTGAGTTCGTGAGTTCTCGCCGTCATTCCGGGGCGCGCGAAGCGCGGAATCTCGACATTTCCAGATGCGATTGCCCCACTCCAAGTCGGCTGTCGACGGCCTCGAGAGGCCCATCCCGCAACAATGAATGAGAAATGTCAGCCTAAGGTGCCACCGCCGCGAGCGACGCCCGCTCGGCGGCCAGCGAGACACAGGCCTTTCTGCGATGCAGGCCCCTTATTGCGCCGGTGACCTTGAGCACTTTGCCGGCGGGACACGAGGCATCCTGCACCAAGGCGATTTCATAGGGCGCAAGCACAAGGGGTTCGGATTTCAGGACGGTCTGGGCAAGGCACGGCAGAGAAGCCGCGGATAAAATCAAACCTAACAACAGTGCACGCATTTTTATTGTCCACTAACCGGCAAGGCACAATAACCGATCGCGAGCCGAAGTTCCGGAAACGGCAAAAATTATTTTTGCCGCTGGCGAGATCAGACTGTGGCGACCGACGTCTTCAAAAAGCCCGGTCCAAGGAATGGCAACCCCAACCGAAGCGCCAAATTGCCACCAATTTGAAGGTTCGTGGTCCCGGAAGTCCGGGATCGAGGCGGCCGCGCGCCCTGTTCCGACAGCATTCATTGCGGCGAGAACAGACTCCCTCCGATCGCGTCGATCAGGAAGCTTGAGCCGGCGTCCGACAAATGCACGATATCGGTGGTTACTACGTCGTTTGCCGTGGGGCCGATGCGGGTCAGGCATCCCTCCTGATCGCAGAGGATATGCCATGCCGAGATATATTCCACGCCGGCGGCCCTGCTGAAGCCTTCCATTCGTTCGTCGTTCTCCGGCCCGGACACGCCTGCCGCGATCCTGTCGACGATGGTGTGCCGCATTCGGTAAAAATTCACCAGCGAATGCGGCAGTGTGCGTTTCCATACCGGCACCGGCCCCAAAATGACAATTCGCGGGACGTTGATGGCCCTCAGTTTGCCGATGGTCTCCATGAGTTTGCCCAGATCGTTGTGCTTGTCCCACATCGCGTGAAGCAGCACGATCTGCGGGGCGGACGATTTTATAAAACCAAACACGCGATCGTTGGTCACATCACAAGGCGATCCTCCGGCCGCCAAAATCGGCGCGCACCCCGGGGCGGCAAAGTGAGCCAGGCGAAACGGAACGGTTTCCTCGGCTTTTTTTAATCCCGGATAGAGCGCTGCCGCGGTGGAATCTCCCCAAACAAATAAAAGAGGCTTGTCGCCCTTCTCGATGCAGTTCGGGCCGAGCCGAGCTCCAGCCGCCTCCGAAAAACATTCATTGCGCAGTCCGGCATTGTTCTGCTGCTGAATCTGCGCGATGTCGCGAATCTCCGGGGGGAAGCGAAAGCCAAAGCCGGACGCATTGACCGTTAAAATTCCGGCTACGCCGACCGCAATCAGTCCGAAAGACAATCTCGGCACGGCGTTTTGCTGTCGGCGAAGCGGGATCTCGACGAAACGGAATGTCAGCCACGCCAGAATAAAAGCAACGAGGATGGCTGCCCAGATTTCCACCGTGTTCGCGTTCCCATTTCGTACAATCCCGAGATAGGACAACAGCGGCCAGTGCCAAAGATAGAGCGGATAGCTGATCAACCCGATCAGCACCATCGGTCGGTTCGACAGTAAAATCCGGTTTATCGACGAATTCGGCGACAGGATAATCAGCACGGCGCCGAGCACCGGAAGCAACGCGTCTACACCCGGAAACAAACTGTTGGTGTTGAACCAGATCGCGGCACCGAGGATCGCCGCTATGCCGATTGCCGCCCGCAAGTCGTCAAAGTTGGCAAAGCCGCCAGCTTCGCGTTTGGGACGCTCAAAGTCCTGGTTTGCCAGGATGGCGCCGGCCAGCAGCTCCCACCCCCTCGATATCGGCGAGTAGAACGACCACTCCTTGTAGCCGAAGAAAATCAAGAGGCCGACCGCGAACGACGCAACCGCGATCGCTGCCATCCGGAACCGGCGCCGCTTCGATCCGAACAGCATCAACAGAACTAGCGGCCAGAAAATGTAGAACTGCTCCTCGATACCTAACGACCAAAGGTGGAGGAGCGGATTGTCGGCCGCCTCGGGCGCAAAATAGCCGGCCTGCGAGAGCTGAAACAGGTTGGACACAAAAGCCACGCCGGCGGCGATGCCCTTGCCAAGCAAGGAAAACTGGTCCGGCAGCAGGACAAACCAGCCGACCAGCCAGCTAACGGCCAGCACGACGATAAGCGCCGGAAATATCCGGCGAATCCGTCGAGCGTAGAATTCCGCCGGCGAGAAGGTGCCGGCTCCGGCCTCGTTGAGAATGATGCGGGTGATCAGGAAGCCGGAAATAACGAAAAAGATGTCGACGCCGATAAACCCGCCGGGAACCAGCCGCGCGTGATATCCGATCACCAACAGAATGGAGACCGCTCGCAGACCGTCGATGTCGGCGCGATACGCAAGTTTGTCGTTTTCGCGCCCGGACCGAACGAACGGCAAGTTGTGCTCCCCCGGCAACCTCCCGATCTAGCGCATATTACCGGCCTAAAGTCATGGTCGCGCTGTATTTTCCCGTACCGAATTCCGGTCTTGTAGCAGCCGACGAGCGATCCCTGAAGGCCGAAGGATGGCCAAAAGCGGCCGCCAAACAAAAAGGCCGGCGTGAGCCGGCCTTTTCTTTCTCTATCGAAACAAACCCGCTCAGTAGCGCGTGGCGACCGGGCCGCCCCAGCCGAAGCGATAGTTCACGCCGACCTTGACCGTATGCTCGTCGTCCCGGAACCGGGAGCCGACGATGTCGGCGGGACCACTGGTGAAGGTGGTGTTGCCGAAATTGTAATACTGGTATTCGACCTTGGCGGACCAGCTTGGCGCGAACATGTATTCCAGACCGGCGCCGACGGTATAGCCATCCCGGTGGCTTCCATCGGTCGTGAAGGCCACGGGTGCACCGCCCACACTAGCGCCGATATTGTTGTTATCGCGCCAGGCGTAACCGCCCTTGGCGTAGAGCAACGCCGGGCCCCAAGTGTAGCCGAGCCGGCCGGTGACCGAGCCAAGCTGGTCGTTGTTGGAGGTGACCAGCGTGCCACCCGGAAACAGCACGCCATTATTGTTGCTGCTGAGCCAGTCGTACTGGGCTTCGGCACCGATGACCCAGTTGGTTGCGAACTGGTAATCGACGCCACCCTGTACGCCGCCCATAAACCGGCCGCCGCTGCCCTCCAGGCTGTTATTGCCGGAGAACGCACCGCCAATGTTGCCGCCGATGTAGAATCCGGTCCAGTTATAGACAACTTCCGGCGCCGTGTAGGCCGGAGCCTTTGTGTAGGTGCGGGCCGGCAAATCGGCCGCCACGGCGGGAGCCGCGAAAGCGATGAAGGCGGCTGCGCCGAGCAATAGTCTTTTCATGATTGTACCCCGTTATTGTCGCTGTCGACCCTCATCAAACAACGTGGCCTCAATTTGGTTGCTTCGCGGCAGGCGCGAAGCGCCGGATGGTTCCTGACTGTGACAGCGCGGCAACAAAGCCCTTTTGTTCCCGGCTGACACTACTTTTTGGCGGTTCCGTGCGCTCCGCAGC is part of the Bradyrhizobium erythrophlei genome and encodes:
- a CDS encoding DUF6719 family protein, whose protein sequence is MRALLLGLILSAASLPCLAQTVLKSEPLVLAPYEIALVQDASCPAGKVLKVTGAIRGLHRRKACVSLAAERASLAAVAP
- a CDS encoding outer membrane protein — translated: MKRLLLGAAAFIAFAAPAVAADLPARTYTKAPAYTAPEVVYNWTGFYIGGNIGGAFSGNNSLEGSGGRFMGGVQGGVDYQFATNWVIGAEAQYDWLSSNNNGVLFPGGTLVTSNNDQLGSVTGRLGYTWGPALLYAKGGYAWRDNNNIGASVGGAPVAFTTDGSHRDGYTVGAGLEYMFAPSWSAKVEYQYYNFGNTTFTSGPADIVGSRFRDDEHTVKVGVNYRFGWGGPVATRY
- a CDS encoding acyltransferase family protein; protein product: MPFVRSGRENDKLAYRADIDGLRAVSILLVIGYHARLVPGGFIGVDIFFVISGFLITRIILNEAGAGTFSPAEFYARRIRRIFPALIVVLAVSWLVGWFVLLPDQFSLLGKGIAAGVAFVSNLFQLSQAGYFAPEAADNPLLHLWSLGIEEQFYIFWPLVLLMLFGSKRRRFRMAAIAVASFAVGLLIFFGYKEWSFYSPISRGWELLAGAILANQDFERPKREAGGFANFDDLRAAIGIAAILGAAIWFNTNSLFPGVDALLPVLGAVLIILSPNSSINRILLSNRPMVLIGLISYPLYLWHWPLLSYLGIVRNGNANTVEIWAAILVAFILAWLTFRFVEIPLRRQQNAVPRLSFGLIAVGVAGILTVNASGFGFRFPPEIRDIAQIQQQNNAGLRNECFSEAAGARLGPNCIEKGDKPLLFVWGDSTAAALYPGLKKAEETVPFRLAHFAAPGCAPILAAGGSPCDVTNDRVFGFIKSSAPQIVLLHAMWDKHNDLGKLMETIGKLRAINVPRIVILGPVPVWKRTLPHSLVNFYRMRHTIVDRIAAGVSGPENDERMEGFSRAAGVEYISAWHILCDQEGCLTRIGPTANDVVTTDIVHLSDAGSSFLIDAIGGSLFSPQ